In Haliscomenobacter hydrossis DSM 1100, the DNA window CGGCAATTGCCACTTATGGTGAAGCCGCCAAAGACGGCGTCATTGTGGTGACCACCAAAGGCAGCCCTGTGTCTATTGAAAATTCGGTCAACCAGAACTTCAATGTAAGGATAAATGGGGAGCCGCAAAAAGTAGAGTCGGTTAACGTCACGGGGGGAGCCGTTAAAATACGCACATCAGGTCCATCAGGAGATCGCCCCTTGATCGTCAAAGATGGAAAAGTACTGGGGCGTTTGCACCAGGGGGAATCTGACGAACCACTAAAAAGTATTGATGTCAATACCATCAAATCGGTTAATGTCATGAAAGGCAAAGCCGCTATTGACAAGTACGGTAAAGATGCGGAAGATGGCGTGATTGAAGTGGAAACGAAAAAGCAATAGACCAGTCTAATAACTGTATCTTGTGTGCTGAAAAATAACATCAATTTTTCAGCACACAATTTTACAAGATGCGTCTGCTTATTTTGATTGTTTTTTTGATGATCAGCAGCCTTGGTAAAGCTCAATCGCCTACTGATGCTGCTCTGTGTTTTTACAACTGGTATTTACAAGCCATCAAGGGGCCCGCCAAAGCGCATACGGCCATCGTAAAAAAAAGTTCAACCGGAGAAACGGTACTCGATTATGAGCAGTATTTTCACAACCTGGATTCTCTAGGCTGCGTGTCCGATTCCTTTAAAATTTCTGAAAAACTGCGCTTCCAAACCTGCCAGGATCATTTCCAAGACATCCCTTTTGTGGAGTATTACGAGAACATCGACAACAACCCTTTCTTTTATGAGCAGCCTTGTCCTTTTTTTACAAAATACCAATGGGTAGGTGACATTGAATATTGGTCGATCGGTAGTGTTGAGCAAGTCTCGGGGATTGATCAGGCGACGGTAAATTTGACATTAAAAACGGGGGCAGAACAGCGCGTTTGGCGGGTAACTACTATTCAGAACGGGCACAATTGGCAAATTGACAAGATCGAAAGACGCTAGATTTGATCTGTAGCTTGAAGTTTTGGTTTATAAAAAATTTCGTTAACTGTCAACTTAAAATCCGGCAATACGGGCGCAGCGGAACAAGCATCATCACCTCGACAAACAGTCATTTGATGCAGAAATGACCCGGTATACACATCTACTTGCCGGTGTCCAGGAAAAATTTGCCAAACCACTTCAACTCCTGCTTCGCCGTAATTGATCATTTTGGCTTTGACTTTATTGATGTGGTCATTTGTAGAAACCACTTCAATCACAAAACGGGGTACTTCGTAGGCATCAGGCTCTGCCAGAGCATAAATCTGTTGTTGGGTTAACCAAGCGATATCGGGACGACGATGGTTGGTCAAAAAGAATAGATCGGGTTCTGAGATCAAATCACCTTCAATTTTTCCTTCATTTTGCAATCGGCGAAAAAACGCTTGTAGATTATGCAAAATGTAAAGCTGTGATTTATCCATACCCTTGATTGATTTAACGACTTTGCCGTTTACCCATTCGTATTTATACTGATCTTCACGAGAGAGATATCTACGTTGAAAATGAGTCCAGGAAATAGGTTTGCTTTCCTGAACGACTTTATTTGATTGTTCAACTATTTTCGAAGGTGCTACTTTTACTGCGCTTTCTGCCATTGTCGATTTTTTTCAAATCTACAAAAAAACAAAGAATAGAACAAGCCCTAAGGAGCGCTTTATTCCGCAACAATCGCCATCGTCAACCTACTCACACAAATCAGCCTCTCTTTTTCATCGTGAATCTCGATGTTCCACACGTGGATGCGTTTGCCCAGTCGATAGGGTCGGGCGGTGGCAATCACATACCCCTCGCTGACGCCACGAAGGTGACTGGCATTCAACTCAATGCCCACTGCGTGTTGTTTGCCGGGGTCATCAAAAGTAAACAATGAGGCCATACTGCCCACACTTTCCGCCAATGCCGCTGAGGCACCGCCGTGCAAAATGCCAAAAGGCTGCACCGTGCGGTGGTCTACTGGCATCTTTGCTTGTAGGTAGTCCTCGCCATAGCCACACATTTCGATGCCCAAATGCTCAATCAGCGTGTTTTTTCGAGAGGCATTTAGCACTTCTAGATCGATGGGTTGTTTCCAGATCATAGTATTATAATTGTTTGCCTTTCATGGCGTCCGCAATGGCTACGTCCATTGCACGATGTGCCAGCGGTGCGGAGTAGGTATTCAGCGATTCCATGGCGCTATTGATGGCGTCTTTGTCATTACCAGCTACGGCTACGCGCAGGGCCTGGGTCAGCGAGCGGGTAGTCGCCAGTTCTTCCTCGTTCAGGATTTCGGCATTTTGTACCACAAAACGTTCGGAGTGAAGGATGATGTTGTTGGCTTCGTTGCGCGCTTCGAGCAGGGAACGAACAGCCAGGTCATCGGCGGCGTTCTGGATGGAGTCGATCAACATCATGGCCATTTCTTCTTCAGAAATGCCGTAAGATGGTTTTACTTCAATCTCTTGCTCCAGGTTTGAGCGCAATTCTTCCGCCTTTACTTTCAAAATGCCATCCGCATTGAGGATAAAATGGATTTCTACTTTGGGAAACCCCGCCGGCATCGGAGGAATCCCTTTGAGGATAAATTCACCGAGCTTGCGGTTGTGTTGGATCAAGTCGCGTTCGCCCTGATATACCGCAATTTTGAGGTTGCGCTGACCATCAACGGAAGTGGTATAGCGTCGGCCAACGCGGGTAGGAATTTTGGAGTTGCGGGGCAAAATGACGTCCATCAGGCCGCCTACGGTCTCGATACCGAGGGACAAGGGGGTAACATCCAGTAGCAATATTTCTTTTTGATTGCCCGCCAGTACATCGGCTTGAATGGCTGCACCAAGGGCCACCACTTCGTCGGGATTGACTTTGTCGTACACTTCTTGCTGAAAAAACTGCCCCACCGAGTTGCGTACCAAAGGCACTCGGGTAGAGCCACCCACCATGATCACCCGGTCGATTGTTTCCAATTTGACCTGGGCATCCCGCATGGCGTTTTGGCAACAGGCAATGGTGCGATCCACCAAAGGCTGGATGAGCTGGTCAAATTGGCTACGGCTCAAGGCACAAGTGATGCCGTCGACGCTGCCATGATAGCTATCCTGAGTGCTCAGCGCTTTTTTGGCTTTTTCGGCTTGCAGACGCAGCGCCTGGCTCAATTCTTTATCGGTAGTAACCTGTTGGTAGTCCAGTTGATTTTGAGCCACCCAATGGTCTACAATCACGCGGTCAAAATCATCACCGCCCAGAAAAGTATCGCCATTGGTGGCCAGTACCTCAAACACCCCGTCCTGAATGCGCAAAATGGAAATGTCGAACGTGCCACCGCCAAGGTCGTACACCGCAATGGTATGGCTTTCGCTTTGGTCAAGGCCGATGCCGTAGGCCAAGCTGGCGGCAGTGGGTTCGTTGACGATCCGCAGTACATCCAATCCAGCCAGTTTTCCGGCATCGCGGGTGGCTTGGCGTTGTGCATCGTTGAAATAGGCTGGAACGGTAATGACGGCTTTGCTGACGATTTGCTCTAGTTCCTCTTCGATGCGGTTTTTGAGGTACTTGAGGATTTCGGCAGACAATTCAGTAGGGGTGTAAAACTTGTCTTTTACCCGGATTTTGACCAAACTCTCGGTATCGTTGTCAATGATCTTGTATCCAAAGTACTGCTGTACACCCTCGACATCGTGGTAAGACTTGCCCATCAGGCGTTTGACCGAATAGATGGTATTTTCAGGGTCGGTAATGAGTTTTTCCTTGGCGGCATCACCCACCACAATTTTGCCCTCAGGACTGAAGTGAACGACCGACGGCACGAGGGTACTTTTCCCATTTTTGCCTTTGACGGCTACCGCCTGTCCATCTTTTATATAAGCGACCAAGCTGTTGGTCGTGCCCAAATCAATCCCGACAATCAGTTCGGTTTCTTTTTTTATATCGCCCGATTTGAGGTCGATTGCAAATTTTGCCATAAATCCTTACTTCTATTTGAAAGCGCTGCAAAAGTAAGTATTGAAACAGAAATGAGGAGGGGAATGTTTGGGGTATTTATTTTAAATCACTCCTCACGAAAGGGGTGCCGCGGCGTCCAATGCTCTTTAGGCTCCCCAAAACGCACGGCAGTAGGCAAAATATGATTCAAAATGGGATTGGTATGTTTGAGGTAAATGAAGGTCTTTTGAGCGATCGCCCCTACTGAACTTTTGATTTCCAGGGCAGTGCGGGCGAAGCATATTTTGTTGCAGCGGAATTGTAGCGCCTGCTCCACCATTTTGTACAACATGCTGAGGTACAATTGGTGCTCGCGGTTGGCTTCGGGGTCAAAACCCAGAAAATTGGCATCCAATTCCTTGCCATTGCGGATGGTGGTGAAAAACCCCAACAAACGCTCTTTTTCAAAACAAGCCGTAAGGCAAAAATCGGCACCCAGTTGCTGTTTCAATTGTACAAAGTAGTCTTTTCCTACCCAGAGCATATTAAAATCGGCTTGATTGACTACCGAAAGGTGTAAGGCATAAAGATCCTCCGAAAACAGTTCAATTTGCCGCAGGTCCAATTCCCGAAAAATAATCCCTTCCGATTTTTTGAAAGCCCGGCGGGCTCGCACCCGGTACTTGGAACTCATGGCATTGAGGTAATCATCGCTGTTTTTCCAGGCATCGGGCAATTCCATACACATGTTGGGTTGAAAGTCGATGGCGTGAAACCCGGCATTTTCCAGGACTTCTTCATGATGAAAAGAATCCCGGGCCATCAAAATTTGGATCTTTTCTTGCCGCGCCAAACAGTTCAATACCTTCAAGGTCGCGGTTTGTAAGGCGGGTAGATCTTTTTCAGCAATGTCCCACCATTGGTTGTATTGGCCCGTCAAAAACATGTTGCCCCAGATCATAAAGCGGTACGTTCCCCAATTTGCCAAGAGCAGTTTGATCCGATCCCAAAAACCGATTAATTCTCTTTGGCGCAGGGAGCGGATGCTATGCGCAGCACTGACGGTAAGGAGTTGTAAGTTGATGCCGCCTACCGCTTTTCCGTTTTTGAAGGCCAGCAGGTAGCGAAATTCCAGGCCTTCGGTATGGGCGTCTTCCAGTGCCTGCAGGTACCTGGATTGTAAAAACAAGTTAGGGCCGTTTTGCCAATGCTCGGACACCTGATCGATATGGGACACGTAAAGCCATTCGTAACCCTCTGCAGCTACCTTTTGGCCAAGGGGAAAAGTAGGGGTGTTTTGCCAAAAAGGTTGCAATAGGGATTGAATCGAACATCGCTGGGGCGATTCCAGGGTCTTCGTGGCATCCATGGGAGAGAAATTCAGGTGATTTTGGTTGTCGAGCATAAAACACCAATGATGTTGAGCAAAAATGTTAGGTGGCAACAAATTAAATTACAGCGTCCATTTTTCAATTTCGGCCAAGGCAGATTTTTCGTCTTCCCAGCCTAATACTTGTACTGTTCCGTAACCTTGATAATGTACAAACCACGTTTCGATGATGCGTTTGGCTGCATCGTATTCTAACATAAATTGTTCAAAATTGGTTGCACGAATGACCCGTAAAGCTGGATCGGCCGGAATGCCGATGATCTTGGTGTCGTTTTCCCCCTCATCGATCATCTTCAACACCGCGATGGGGATAAACTCCTGCACGCTGCCCACGGGAACGGTTTCTCCGATGATGATCACGTCGAGGGCGTCGCCGTCACCACCCCGCTCTTCATCCATCAAGGTCGAAGGAATGAAGCCGTAATTGCCGGGGTAAGGTAAAAAATCGACGACTCGGGCCTTGCCTTGAACTTGTTCGGCCACAAATTGGCCGTCAGGCTGGATTTCGAGTTTGCGATTGGTTCCAGCAGGAACTTCGATGACTGCGTTGAAACCTTGCTCACCGCGCAGCGGAAGTTTTTTGTAATTGGTCATGGTGACTTTTGGGTTATTTTCTCTTTTGCAAGCAATAGTACTGAAAATCAGCAAAAGGAATAGGAAAGTGTACAGTTTTCTCATTATACATTTCATTGTTTTACCTAAAAAAGTAAAAACATTCGGGATTATTGCTGCGTTGTGAAACTATTGAAGTGAATTACACGCTAAAGCAACCACCGATGCGTACCAAACGACACTTTTTCCTTTTTTCCCTTTTTGGCTTGCTGGTCTTGAGTTATTGCAAAGATGAATCCATTGGGCCAGCTGACCCAGAAATTCCGCCTGGCACCGCGGTTCTACCGACCAACATCCAAGCCCGCAACGGCGATGCCCAACGCGGCTGGGATTACCTGCGTACGGGCGACTTCATCGGTGGAGGGATTCCGCTGGCCGTGTACAATTCTTTTCCAGGCAACACCAACGACGAAAACCTCCTGCAACGTGAAGGCGCCAACGCCAAATTACCGCCGGGTTTTAATGCCTTTACTACACCCTCGGGGGTGCAAGTGGCCAGTGGTCTCACTTGTTTTGGCTGTCATTCAGGCAAGGTGAATGGGCAGTTCATTCCTGGGTTGGGCAATAGTTTGCTGGATTTTACCCAAAACAATGCCGCCTTGTTCAATATCCTGGAATTTGGTATCCGCAACCGGTATGGCGAACAATCGCCGGAATGGCAAGCGTTTGAACCCTTCGTGCGGGGCAGTAAAGTGACCCTTCCCTATATCATCATGCCCTTCAAAGGCATCAATCCGGCTTTTGCCCTGGAACAGGCCAGCGTGGCGCACCGTCGCCCAGCCGATTTGAGTTGGAATGGGGGTCAAACCATTTTCCCTGTCCCGCAGGCATCCATCGGATCGGATGTGCCACCGCTTTGGCTGGCCAAGAAAAAATATGCCCTGTACTACAATGGCATGGGGCGCGGTGATTTTAGTAAGCTTTTGATGCAAGTGGCCGTGGTTGCGGTAGAAGACACGGTAAATGCCCGGCGCATCAACAACAACTTTAAAGACGTGATGGCCTGGTTGCAGCAATTGCAAGCGCCCAAATATCCTGGAACCATTGACCAAGCTCTGGCCGCAAAGGGAAGGACCATTTATAACAAAAATTGTCAGGCTTGTCACGGTACTTACGGGGCGGAAGAATCCTATCCCAATTTGCTGGTGCGTTTGGACAAGGTGGGTACCGATTCGGCTTACGCCAACTATTTTATGGAAAACATCCAGTTCAGCAATTGGTATACCCAAAGCTGGTATGGGCAGTCTGCGCCACGTTCAGAAGCGAAACCTTCACGTGGGTACGTGGCACCGCCTTTGGACGGGGTATGGGCTACGGCACCGTATTTGCACAATGGCTCGGTACCTACCCTGGAAGATTTGCTGGATAGCACACAACGCCCCAAGTTCTGGCGCCGCAGTTTTGAGGACCGTGATTACGACCTGCAAAAAATGGGCTGGAAGTACAGCGTGGAAGCCAACGCGACCGATAAACAGACTTACGATACTACACTCAAAGGATATGGAAATGCTGGCCATACCTATGGGGATCAGTTGAGTGTGGAAGAAAGGAAGGCATTGCTGGAGTATTTGAAACAGTTATGAAGATGATTTGAATCCAATGGAGTGCCTTTACACCTATTCCTCCGGCATCCCCGCCGGAATAAATTGATTCGGCAAAACCTGCCCCGACCAGTCAAAATCAACATTCTCACCGTGGAATTTGCGGTATTGCAATGGCGCACAAAAGCGGTACTTCAAAAACAAACGGTTGAAGTTGGTCACATTGTTGAAGCCCGAGTGAAAGCAGATTTCGGTGATCGTTTCCTCTGAATCCAGGAGCAATTTACAGGCGAACCGCATCCGCAGGTCAATCAGGAACTGTTTGAAGCTGTGGTGCGCGTGTTTGCGAAAAAAATGACTAAAAGAAGAATCACTCATGTTGACCAGGCTGGCCACATCGGATACTTTCATGAGGTGATTGGAAAAATTCTCCAGAATATAGGTATACACAATCTGAATGCGGCGACTGTCCGTTTTTGAAGCTTGCGGAGTAAAACCCTCGCTGCTCAAATATTCGAATTCGGTAGAACGAGAAAGTACATCCAGCAGTTTGAAAAACTCCAGTACGCTGTCCATCCCCTTGTCTGTCGTCAGTTCTTTCATGCGGATAAAGACATCCTCATAGGTTTTTCCGTAAAAGCGGATGCCACGACTGCAGCGTTGCAGGAGTTTCCGGATTTTGTGGTAAGGCTCTTTTTGCAACAAATGCGCATTAAAAAGGTCGGACCCGAACTGGATGGTGATCATGCGGTAGTTTTTGCCTTTTGGTTGCAGCGCGACTTCGGCATTCCACTTGTGGTAGAGGTAAGGCCCCATAAATACCAAATCGTTTTCCTGAAAA includes these proteins:
- a CDS encoding inorganic diphosphatase, which translates into the protein MTNYKKLPLRGEQGFNAVIEVPAGTNRKLEIQPDGQFVAEQVQGKARVVDFLPYPGNYGFIPSTLMDEERGGDGDALDVIIIGETVPVGSVQEFIPIAVLKMIDEGENDTKIIGIPADPALRVIRATNFEQFMLEYDAAKRIIETWFVHYQGYGTVQVLGWEDEKSALAEIEKWTL
- a CDS encoding c-type cytochrome, which encodes MRTKRHFFLFSLFGLLVLSYCKDESIGPADPEIPPGTAVLPTNIQARNGDAQRGWDYLRTGDFIGGGIPLAVYNSFPGNTNDENLLQREGANAKLPPGFNAFTTPSGVQVASGLTCFGCHSGKVNGQFIPGLGNSLLDFTQNNAALFNILEFGIRNRYGEQSPEWQAFEPFVRGSKVTLPYIIMPFKGINPAFALEQASVAHRRPADLSWNGGQTIFPVPQASIGSDVPPLWLAKKKYALYYNGMGRGDFSKLLMQVAVVAVEDTVNARRINNNFKDVMAWLQQLQAPKYPGTIDQALAAKGRTIYNKNCQACHGTYGAEESYPNLLVRLDKVGTDSAYANYFMENIQFSNWYTQSWYGQSAPRSEAKPSRGYVAPPLDGVWATAPYLHNGSVPTLEDLLDSTQRPKFWRRSFEDRDYDLQKMGWKYSVEANATDKQTYDTTLKGYGNAGHTYGDQLSVEERKALLEYLKQL
- a CDS encoding Uma2 family endonuclease, with translation MAESAVKVAPSKIVEQSNKVVQESKPISWTHFQRRYLSREDQYKYEWVNGKVVKSIKGMDKSQLYILHNLQAFFRRLQNEGKIEGDLISEPDLFFLTNHRRPDIAWLTQQQIYALAEPDAYEVPRFVIEVVSTNDHINKVKAKMINYGEAGVEVVWQIFPGHRQVDVYTGSFLHQMTVCRGDDACSAAPVLPDFKLTVNEIFYKPKLQATDQI
- a CDS encoding AraC family transcriptional regulator; translation: MEVFLEITPLKESDVFVVLDAVNKHFDYPMHNHPALELNLVSGISGTRSVGDSTQHFQENDLVFMGPYLYHKWNAEVALQPKGKNYRMITIQFGSDLFNAHLLQKEPYHKIRKLLQRCSRGIRFYGKTYEDVFIRMKELTTDKGMDSVLEFFKLLDVLSRSTEFEYLSSEGFTPQASKTDSRRIQIVYTYILENFSNHLMKVSDVASLVNMSDSSFSHFFRKHAHHSFKQFLIDLRMRFACKLLLDSEETITEICFHSGFNNVTNFNRLFLKYRFCAPLQYRKFHGENVDFDWSGQVLPNQFIPAGMPEE
- a CDS encoding hotdog fold thioesterase, which produces MIWKQPIDLEVLNASRKNTLIEHLGIEMCGYGEDYLQAKMPVDHRTVQPFGILHGGASAALAESVGSMASLFTFDDPGKQHAVGIELNASHLRGVSEGYVIATARPYRLGKRIHVWNIEIHDEKERLICVSRLTMAIVAE
- the dnaK gene encoding molecular chaperone DnaK codes for the protein MAKFAIDLKSGDIKKETELIVGIDLGTTNSLVAYIKDGQAVAVKGKNGKSTLVPSVVHFSPEGKIVVGDAAKEKLITDPENTIYSVKRLMGKSYHDVEGVQQYFGYKIIDNDTESLVKIRVKDKFYTPTELSAEILKYLKNRIEEELEQIVSKAVITVPAYFNDAQRQATRDAGKLAGLDVLRIVNEPTAASLAYGIGLDQSESHTIAVYDLGGGTFDISILRIQDGVFEVLATNGDTFLGGDDFDRVIVDHWVAQNQLDYQQVTTDKELSQALRLQAEKAKKALSTQDSYHGSVDGITCALSRSQFDQLIQPLVDRTIACCQNAMRDAQVKLETIDRVIMVGGSTRVPLVRNSVGQFFQQEVYDKVNPDEVVALGAAIQADVLAGNQKEILLLDVTPLSLGIETVGGLMDVILPRNSKIPTRVGRRYTTSVDGQRNLKIAVYQGERDLIQHNRKLGEFILKGIPPMPAGFPKVEIHFILNADGILKVKAEELRSNLEQEIEVKPSYGISEEEMAMMLIDSIQNAADDLAVRSLLEARNEANNIILHSERFVVQNAEILNEEELATTRSLTQALRVAVAGNDKDAINSAMESLNTYSAPLAHRAMDVAIADAMKGKQL